The following coding sequences are from one Longimicrobiaceae bacterium window:
- a CDS encoding nuclear transport factor 2 family protein encodes MRIPLLKVVLLLCFAATSAAAQVLPIPREDPQADRRRFRAESLRGAQEALIRWTAAWAGQDARAAAALHTEAGHLLLPGQTAPVQGARAIEQTLSAYLAQAGPLSISLVDAEAGGNLVYMYGRYYYEPRPGVSDAAPPLTTGSYVAILQQRGRDWRIRSLFFLAEPIGEAVESLP; translated from the coding sequence GTGCGAATTCCACTCCTGAAGGTCGTCCTGCTGCTTTGCTTCGCAGCCACGAGCGCGGCAGCGCAGGTGCTGCCCATTCCGCGGGAGGACCCCCAGGCGGACAGGCGACGCTTCCGTGCCGAGAGCCTCAGGGGAGCACAGGAGGCGCTGATCCGATGGACTGCCGCGTGGGCCGGGCAGGATGCGCGAGCCGCGGCCGCCCTCCACACGGAGGCCGGGCACCTGCTGCTCCCCGGCCAGACCGCACCCGTCCAGGGTGCACGCGCGATCGAGCAGACCCTGTCGGCGTACCTGGCGCAGGCAGGGCCTCTCTCGATCAGCCTCGTGGATGCCGAGGCGGGAGGGAACCTCGTCTACATGTACGGGCGCTACTACTACGAGCCCCGGCCGGGCGTCTCCGACGCCGCGCCTCCCCTGACGACCGGCAGCTACGTCGCCATCCTGCAGCAACGGGGTCGGGATTGGCGGATCCGGTCTCTCTTCTTCCTGGCCGAGCCCATCGGCGAGGCCGTGGAGTCCCTCCCCTAG
- a CDS encoding phospholipase D-like domain-containing protein, with amino-acid sequence MTSCSRKLAAVVAIQIAVASCGEKAPDAALPVTGPPAAPSAALGAGVTEVTVFNDPYVDQVNWEDYTIHNRIISLVRNTPAGQYIRAAIHSITVPAVTDALLDAHNSGVNVYVVHSGHDNGTQGQRLAAALGDRYTKCRGSASDVEGCISNRSSSLMHSKFFTFSQTVDGGVSKPYVVAVTSANMTHAQARLYNNLVIIGGDQTTYDGYKNVFTDMRYLRKNNNYLVDDPDGSFSSSAAALKSYFSPRADSNGGTSEQASTDVVANTLGYLSGGSGCYVKAAQNMFTSGRDPIADELIRIRKLGCTVQLAYTNMDSGIKARLKDGGVQLRLVDSPAKIHHKYYVVYGTYAGTSGAYRLFTGSHNWSGSALRINDEVLLKLYDRTVINAFLGNFGTIWSRGVAQ; translated from the coding sequence ATGACATCCTGTTCCCGGAAGCTCGCCGCGGTGGTCGCCATCCAGATCGCGGTCGCGAGCTGCGGCGAGAAGGCCCCGGACGCCGCACTCCCCGTCACGGGCCCGCCGGCAGCCCCCTCCGCCGCCCTCGGCGCCGGCGTGACCGAGGTGACGGTCTTCAACGACCCCTACGTCGACCAGGTCAACTGGGAAGACTACACCATCCACAACCGCATCATCAGCCTCGTCAGGAACACCCCCGCGGGGCAGTACATCCGGGCGGCGATCCACAGCATCACCGTGCCCGCCGTGACCGACGCCCTGCTCGACGCGCACAACAGCGGCGTGAACGTCTACGTGGTCCACAGTGGACACGACAACGGGACGCAGGGGCAGCGGCTCGCCGCGGCGCTCGGTGACCGCTACACGAAGTGCCGGGGGAGCGCCTCGGACGTGGAGGGGTGCATCTCGAATCGCAGCAGCTCCCTGATGCACAGCAAGTTCTTCACCTTCAGCCAGACGGTGGACGGGGGCGTAAGCAAGCCGTACGTGGTGGCGGTCACCTCCGCGAACATGACCCACGCGCAGGCCCGCCTCTACAACAACCTGGTGATCATCGGGGGAGACCAGACCACCTACGACGGCTACAAGAACGTCTTCACCGACATGCGCTACCTGCGCAAGAACAACAACTACCTGGTCGACGACCCGGACGGCAGCTTCAGCTCGTCGGCAGCCGCGCTCAAGTCCTACTTCTCCCCCCGGGCGGACTCCAACGGCGGCACGTCGGAGCAGGCCTCCACGGACGTGGTCGCCAACACGCTGGGCTATCTCAGCGGCGGCTCCGGCTGCTACGTCAAGGCCGCGCAGAACATGTTCACGAGTGGCCGCGATCCCATCGCGGATGAGCTGATTCGCATCCGGAAGCTCGGCTGCACCGTCCAGCTCGCCTACACCAACATGGACTCGGGGATCAAGGCCCGGCTCAAGGATGGAGGGGTGCAGCTGCGCCTGGTCGACAGCCCCGCCAAGATCCACCACAAGTACTACGTCGTCTACGGCACCTACGCCGGAACGAGCGGCGCATACCGCCTCTTCACCGGCTCGCACAACTGGAGCGGCTCGGCGCTGCGGATCAACGACGAGGTCCTCCTGAAGCTCTACGACCGGACCGTGATCAACGCGTTCCTCGGCAATTTCGGCACGATCTGGAGCCGGGGCGTCGCGCAGTGA
- a CDS encoding N-acetylmuramoyl-L-alanine amidase: MSRFRRFAVALGAAAVLAGCSDEPVGIRSPGPETPPPQAALDRIFAEAGAEFRVPAELLKAVGFAETRFQMVRGEVEFEGQQPAFGIMALRGGQLEHGALLAHVTPEAARFRPEANIRAAAAVLSGYADELRISRASLGAWAPAVARYSGIQQPEGQAAYVHDDVYAALRSGAQGVSPGGQVLVTLAPQNVLPDFPTPQAPPEADRESAFAASAMGHLNIVWRPSPNYNDRPTGSIGEVHMVVIHTCESGYSGCWSWLTNSSSGVSAHYVVKEDGSEISKLVYESKRAWHIGAKYYCSNNGGHECWRDGYSSNHFTIGIEHGGYASQSSFPTSQIKASAELSCEISKRHSIPRDRYHYVAHGKLQPYDRTDPGPNWPWSDYMNRMNGYCGSAIIIDSNNNNNDTSKGYLDTGAMSADWVSSTGVSGYYGTGYYYAKTAPISDPATFWFYLPAAATRTVDAWWTTHTNRSTTAPFIAWNASGTKLGTVQVNQQVNGGKWNQLGTYSFSAGWNKIQLSRWTTEGYYVIADAVRIR; encoded by the coding sequence ATGTCTCGCTTCCGCCGCTTTGCCGTCGCTCTGGGAGCCGCGGCCGTTCTGGCCGGGTGCTCCGACGAGCCGGTCGGCATCCGCTCGCCGGGCCCGGAGACCCCCCCGCCGCAGGCCGCGCTGGACCGGATCTTCGCCGAGGCCGGCGCGGAGTTCCGCGTCCCGGCCGAGCTCCTGAAGGCGGTCGGCTTCGCCGAGACCCGCTTCCAGATGGTGCGCGGCGAAGTGGAGTTCGAGGGGCAGCAGCCTGCCTTCGGGATCATGGCGCTGCGCGGAGGGCAGCTGGAGCACGGCGCCCTGCTGGCGCACGTGACGCCGGAGGCGGCCCGCTTCCGGCCCGAGGCAAACATCCGGGCGGCCGCGGCGGTGCTGAGCGGCTACGCGGACGAGCTCCGGATCAGCCGCGCCAGCCTGGGCGCCTGGGCGCCGGCGGTGGCGCGCTACAGCGGCATCCAGCAGCCGGAGGGACAGGCCGCCTACGTGCACGACGACGTGTACGCGGCGCTCCGCTCGGGAGCGCAGGGCGTGTCGCCCGGCGGCCAGGTGCTGGTCACGCTCGCGCCCCAGAACGTGCTGCCGGACTTCCCCACGCCGCAGGCTCCGCCCGAAGCGGATCGCGAGAGTGCCTTCGCCGCGTCCGCCATGGGCCACCTGAACATCGTGTGGCGCCCTTCGCCCAACTACAACGACCGCCCCACCGGGAGCATCGGGGAGGTGCACATGGTGGTCATCCACACCTGCGAGAGCGGCTACTCAGGGTGCTGGAGCTGGCTCACCAACTCATCCTCGGGGGTGAGCGCGCACTACGTGGTCAAGGAGGACGGCTCCGAGATCTCCAAGCTGGTTTACGAATCCAAGCGCGCCTGGCACATCGGCGCCAAGTACTACTGCTCGAACAACGGCGGGCACGAATGCTGGCGGGACGGCTACTCCAGCAATCACTTCACCATCGGGATCGAGCACGGAGGCTACGCCTCGCAGTCCTCCTTCCCCACCTCGCAGATCAAGGCCTCGGCGGAGCTCTCCTGCGAAATCAGCAAGCGTCACAGCATCCCGCGCGACCGGTACCACTACGTGGCGCACGGAAAGCTGCAGCCGTACGACCGGACCGACCCGGGCCCGAACTGGCCGTGGTCCGACTACATGAACCGGATGAACGGCTACTGCGGCAGCGCCATCATCATCGACAGCAACAACAACAACAACGACACCTCCAAGGGATACCTGGACACCGGGGCCATGTCGGCGGACTGGGTCTCCTCCACCGGGGTGTCCGGGTACTACGGGACGGGGTACTACTACGCCAAGACGGCGCCCATCTCCGACCCGGCCACCTTCTGGTTCTATCTCCCTGCCGCCGCCACCAGGACGGTCGACGCCTGGTGGACCACCCACACCAACCGCTCCACCACGGCGCCCTTCATCGCCTGGAACGCGAGCGGGACCAAGCTGGGCACCGTGCAGGTGAACCAGCAGGTCAACGGCGGCAAGTGGAACCAGCTCGGCACCTACAGCTTCTCCGCCGGGTGGAACAAGATCCAGCTCTCCCGCTGGACCACCGAGGGCTACTACGTGATCGCCGACGCCGTTCGGATCCGGTGA